The following are encoded together in the Culex pipiens pallens isolate TS chromosome 1, TS_CPP_V2, whole genome shotgun sequence genome:
- the LOC120428202 gene encoding uncharacterized protein LOC120428202 isoform X2 — translation MLHSVPAVYSTATSRPQTLTSRRRSFSRMNLDRPHQLHVPDALPGSGTPRSGTLLSSRETSTTLPESMANSSKIVLIEAGNVTIVLHCCRASKPPSGTVQPGVFGSDRWRTV, via the exons atgttgcactcggtgcctgCGGTTTACagcaccg CAACTTCCCGCCCACAAACACTCAcgtcgcgacggcgcagcttcagccgaatgaatctggaca ggcctcatcaactccatgttccggatgcgcttccaggatcgggaactccccgttcaggcactttactttccagccgggaaacgtcgaccacccttcccgaatcaatggccaactcctccaagattgtcctgattgaggccggaaacgtgaccatcgtgttacactgctgtcgcgcgtcgaagcctccatccggaaccgtccagcctggggtattcggaagtgaccggtggcgtaccgtatgA
- the LOC120428202 gene encoding uncharacterized protein LOC120428202 isoform X1, whose amino-acid sequence MLHSVPAVYSTATSRPQTLTSRRRSFSRMNLDSEPKKICVTLEVGLRAQNRTPFRGPHQLHVPDALPGSGTPRSGTLLSSRETSTTLPESMANSSKIVLIEAGNVTIVLHCCRASKPPSGTVQPGVFGSDRWRTV is encoded by the exons atgttgcactcggtgcctgCGGTTTACagcaccg CAACTTCCCGCCCACAAACACTCAcgtcgcgacggcgcagcttcagccgaatgaatctggacagtgagccaaaaaaaatctgtgtcactCTCGAAGTAGGATTACGTGCTCAAAATCGAACtccgttccgagggcctcatcaactccatgttccggatgcgcttccaggatcgggaactccccgttcaggcactttactttccagccgggaaacgtcgaccacccttcccgaatcaatggccaactcctccaagattgtcctgattgaggccggaaacgtgaccatcgtgttacactgctgtcgcgcgtcgaagcctccatccggaaccgtccagcctggggtattcggaagtgaccggtggcgtaccgtatgA